In one window of Bdellovibrio bacteriovorus W DNA:
- a CDS encoding thiol oxidoreductase (COG3488 Predicted thiol oxidoreductase): protein MKGLTSLTAVFVCLFFASLAKAELDLDYTNVLKLGGDTTIHIQGESVRAYRNPAANLTEEQVAAHLAGDALFERNFSDNPTRPLKGLGPVYNNTSCIACHAKDGRGALPVVPVNQEWVPFKQNESIFLRISIENSHIKNTPKSAMNSWGAPVPVPGFSDQLFHLGSYGVREDAPGVGQARVWMKYEHSEFVYPDGEVVSLRKPLFKMTDAYDEVVLPDGSVQSRLYAKDVKISPRMSQPMFGLGLLEAIKESDILSLASRDLRHEGIAGKVNWVFDIEKFLSGNIYPVSMGRFGLKNNTPTVLHQSLGALRGDIGVTNYAFPEESIFGTPLYENYVQSSAHRADGLETTNEISDALVFYSQTLAVPSRRNIEDPEVIRGGRIFNQVGCASCHHPRYVTGSHPIQAFSQQTIYPFTDMLLHDMGEELADDRQDFDASGRDWKTRPLWGIGQTQTVNPRAGFLHDGRARTIEEAIVWHGGEGSHSRKRFSQLKKEERAALIRFVRSL, encoded by the coding sequence ATGAAAGGTCTAACTTCCTTAACAGCAGTTTTTGTATGTTTGTTTTTTGCATCTCTTGCAAAGGCAGAGTTAGACCTTGATTATACGAATGTTCTAAAATTGGGTGGCGATACAACCATTCATATTCAAGGTGAAAGCGTTAGAGCCTATCGCAATCCCGCGGCGAATCTGACCGAAGAGCAAGTGGCAGCTCATTTAGCAGGAGACGCGTTGTTTGAGAGAAACTTTTCAGACAACCCAACTCGTCCTTTAAAAGGATTGGGCCCTGTCTATAATAATACGAGCTGCATTGCCTGCCACGCTAAAGATGGCCGTGGAGCTTTGCCGGTGGTGCCTGTAAATCAAGAGTGGGTACCCTTTAAGCAGAATGAATCTATTTTTCTAAGAATCAGTATTGAAAATTCGCATATTAAAAACACACCTAAGAGTGCCATGAACTCTTGGGGAGCTCCGGTGCCAGTGCCTGGGTTTTCGGATCAGCTTTTCCATCTTGGATCTTATGGTGTTCGAGAGGACGCGCCTGGCGTTGGGCAAGCGCGTGTTTGGATGAAGTATGAACATTCTGAGTTTGTATATCCTGATGGTGAGGTTGTTTCTTTAAGAAAGCCTTTGTTTAAGATGACAGATGCCTATGATGAAGTCGTTCTTCCAGATGGAAGTGTGCAAAGCCGTCTCTATGCAAAGGATGTAAAGATCAGCCCGCGCATGTCGCAGCCCATGTTCGGCTTAGGGCTTTTAGAGGCGATCAAAGAGTCTGATATTCTCAGCCTTGCGTCTCGCGATCTTCGTCATGAGGGTATTGCTGGAAAAGTAAATTGGGTGTTTGATATCGAAAAGTTTCTAAGTGGAAATATCTATCCCGTCAGTATGGGAAGATTTGGACTTAAAAATAATACTCCCACAGTACTTCATCAATCTTTAGGTGCCTTACGCGGTGACATTGGTGTCACGAATTATGCATTTCCTGAGGAGAGCATTTTCGGCACGCCTTTATATGAAAACTACGTGCAAAGTTCTGCACACAGAGCTGATGGACTTGAAACAACGAACGAGATTTCAGACGCTCTAGTTTTTTATTCTCAGACCTTGGCTGTTCCTAGCCGTCGTAATATCGAAGATCCAGAAGTGATCCGTGGTGGTCGTATTTTCAATCAAGTTGGCTGTGCCTCTTGCCATCATCCTCGCTACGTAACGGGATCTCATCCTATTCAAGCATTTAGCCAACAAACGATTTACCCATTCACAGATATGCTTTTGCATGACATGGGAGAAGAACTTGCGGATGATCGCCAAGACTTCGACGCCAGTGGAAGAGATTGGAAGACCCGCCCTCTATGGGGGATCGGTCAAACTCAGACCGTAAATCCTCGCGCAGGTTTTCTGCATGATGGAAGGGCTCGCACTATTGAAGAGGCGATTGTATGGCATGGTGGCGAAGGTTCCCATTCAAGGAAGCGATTCTCTCAGCTTAAGAAAGAAGAGCGCGCAGCACTGATTCGCTTCGTGAGATCTCTTTAA
- a CDS encoding cheB, glutamate methylesterase (COG1871 Chemotaxis protein; stimulates methylation of MCP proteins), protein MNTHYLYPGQLIVFKEETLITTLLGSCVAVALYDRQKKIGGLNHYLIDRLPDVNHATPRYGCFAIPELVRQLEELGSQRKDLIARVYGGANVAEIAIGGESVGERNIQYALDFLRENGIPIQEKDLGGNSARTIKFNTATGEVRITRPDDEMQS, encoded by the coding sequence TTGAATACTCACTATCTGTATCCTGGACAATTGATTGTCTTCAAGGAAGAGACTTTGATCACGACTCTTTTGGGTTCTTGTGTGGCTGTGGCTCTTTATGATCGCCAAAAGAAAATCGGTGGTTTGAATCACTATCTGATTGATCGTCTGCCGGATGTGAATCATGCGACTCCTCGCTATGGTTGCTTTGCGATCCCTGAGCTTGTGCGACAGCTTGAAGAGCTTGGTAGTCAGAGAAAGGATCTGATTGCTAGAGTCTATGGCGGTGCCAACGTTGCCGAGATTGCGATCGGGGGAGAGAGTGTGGGCGAGCGGAATATTCAATACGCCCTAGATTTTCTGAGAGAAAATGGCATTCCCATTCAAGAAAAGGATCTAGGGGGTAACTCCGCAAGGACCATAAAGTTCAATACAGCAACCGGAGAAGTGCGAATCACACGCCCAGATGACGAGATGCAGTCCTAG
- a CDS encoding 2-hydroxymuconic semialdehyde dehydrogenase (COG1012 NAD-dependent aldehyde dehydrogenases) produces the protein MEILNYVAGEFVSSQSQESFEKISPFTGEVLAKVTCSSAMDFIFSLQHSKKAAAAFKDSSLEERAALLEKIAQAISESETEIAYQEALHQGLSASFVLKNGVRPAIAHFTANAQSLRAEQSPELYSAVGVVGIVASWCLSLKLISERLAPALAAGNAVIIKVSEQSPVTGKILAEALSKAGVPVGLVTILQGKKDLAELLAGHPGIAAIAAVGSQAMLESLAKSALGTLKKVQLSGANKGASIVLNGFAYQDRMADLFESFLMGQGQMCWNSTRLFILESFAKEFISDTQDYFNQLKPLLDPSGAETWSPVINADVQARTGKSLALATSEMGKVHNFSDRLPVKGFYVQPHFVLDLPNCSALQQDDLQSPALLITSVKYQHESVKWANTGYLAHSSVVWGPEEKLDKVVRGLEFERVWKNRWLNGDTATVLGMKQSFYGNPELSWQGRFYSNVKTLTT, from the coding sequence ATGGAGATTTTAAATTACGTTGCTGGTGAGTTTGTTTCTTCTCAAAGTCAGGAAAGCTTTGAAAAGATTTCTCCATTTACAGGTGAAGTTCTAGCAAAAGTGACTTGTTCTTCGGCGATGGATTTTATTTTCTCTCTTCAGCATTCAAAAAAAGCAGCGGCGGCATTTAAAGATTCTAGCCTTGAAGAGCGTGCCGCTCTTTTAGAAAAAATTGCGCAAGCAATCTCAGAATCCGAAACAGAGATTGCCTATCAAGAGGCTCTGCATCAGGGATTGTCTGCGTCCTTCGTTTTAAAAAATGGAGTTAGACCCGCGATTGCGCATTTTACAGCCAATGCTCAAAGCTTACGCGCAGAACAGAGTCCCGAACTCTATTCTGCGGTGGGTGTTGTCGGGATTGTGGCTTCATGGTGTCTTTCTTTGAAACTCATTTCAGAAAGACTGGCTCCGGCACTAGCTGCGGGTAATGCCGTTATCATAAAAGTCTCCGAACAATCGCCAGTCACTGGAAAAATTTTAGCAGAGGCTCTGTCTAAAGCTGGTGTTCCAGTGGGGCTCGTGACAATTCTTCAGGGGAAGAAAGACTTGGCAGAATTGCTGGCTGGCCATCCGGGAATTGCTGCCATTGCAGCGGTGGGAAGCCAGGCGATGTTAGAGAGCCTCGCTAAGTCAGCCTTAGGAACCTTAAAGAAAGTTCAACTATCGGGCGCTAATAAAGGGGCTTCAATTGTCTTGAATGGTTTTGCCTACCAAGATCGCATGGCAGATCTTTTTGAGAGCTTTCTGATGGGCCAAGGACAGATGTGTTGGAACTCAACTCGTTTATTTATTCTAGAGAGCTTTGCGAAAGAATTTATCTCTGACACTCAAGATTACTTCAATCAGTTAAAGCCTCTTCTAGACCCATCAGGGGCAGAGACTTGGTCTCCAGTTATTAATGCTGATGTTCAAGCGCGAACTGGAAAAAGCCTCGCTCTAGCGACTTCAGAAATGGGAAAGGTTCATAACTTTTCAGACAGGCTTCCGGTAAAAGGTTTTTATGTTCAGCCTCATTTTGTTTTAGATCTTCCAAATTGCAGCGCTCTTCAACAGGACGACCTACAATCTCCGGCTTTACTGATCACATCTGTAAAGTACCAACATGAATCCGTGAAGTGGGCCAACACAGGGTATCTTGCGCACTCTTCGGTGGTGTGGGGCCCGGAAGAGAAACTCGACAAGGTTGTGCGTGGTCTTGAGTTTGAAAGAGTCTGGAAGAATCGCTGGTTAAATGGTGATACAGCAACAGTGCTTGGAATGAAGCAAAGTTTTTATGGCAATCCTGAATTGAGCTGGCAAGGGCGCTTTTATTCAAATGTAAAAACCTTGACGACATAG
- a CDS encoding putative collagen-like surface protein (COG1855 ATPase (PilT family)), with translation MCDLKSILFLAFLGCVSCIHVEDIDQPPEEPLQLFQRNIGNFIVDSELYVIRGEILNKEAYQQRLSLPQPLPEEDLSSETIDLSFQSLTLKKNGVIYTMGENVRFKVHQLNAEGGRIATFPKDQVAAPQKDGRSGGFVYLHADIAQGDLYISLLGEKGGTGEPGKDPDLSLRGKDGIAVFGRCGEDAYVTVGTKGEPGFSGGAGKRGGDTGNFELNISDQTKFRYHLEKIPGKGGDGGMGGRGGEGGHTPNLCGMGRKPVEGDRGIPGSPGADGGLGSLCLTSHGATTCL, from the coding sequence ATGTGTGATTTAAAATCGATCTTGTTTTTGGCGTTTTTAGGATGTGTTTCGTGTATTCATGTTGAGGATATAGATCAGCCACCTGAAGAGCCGCTCCAATTGTTTCAAAGAAATATCGGAAATTTTATCGTCGATAGTGAACTCTATGTAATTCGTGGAGAAATTCTAAACAAAGAGGCCTATCAACAGAGACTATCTCTTCCACAGCCGTTGCCAGAGGAAGATTTATCCTCAGAAACTATTGACCTCTCTTTTCAGTCGCTCACGCTAAAAAAGAACGGAGTGATCTATACCATGGGAGAGAATGTGCGGTTTAAAGTACATCAGCTCAATGCTGAGGGCGGAAGAATTGCAACATTTCCCAAAGATCAAGTGGCAGCTCCGCAAAAAGATGGTCGTAGCGGAGGCTTTGTTTATCTCCATGCGGATATCGCCCAAGGGGACCTCTATATATCTTTATTGGGTGAAAAAGGTGGAACGGGAGAGCCTGGCAAAGATCCCGATCTCAGTCTTCGTGGTAAAGACGGCATAGCTGTTTTTGGCCGTTGTGGGGAGGATGCCTATGTCACTGTCGGAACAAAAGGAGAGCCTGGGTTTTCCGGGGGGGCCGGTAAGAGGGGTGGCGACACTGGAAACTTTGAGCTGAATATTTCTGATCAAACGAAGTTCAGATATCACCTCGAAAAAATCCCAGGCAAAGGCGGTGATGGTGGAATGGGAGGCAGAGGTGGCGAAGGTGGACATACTCCGAATCTTTGTGGGATGGGAAGGAAACCTGTGGAAGGGGACCGAGGAATACCTGGCTCTCCGGGAGCAGATGGTGGACTTGGAAGTCTTTGTCTGACCAGTCACGGAGCAACAACCTGTTTATAA
- a CDS encoding D-alanine-D-alanine ligase (COG1181 D-alanine-D-alanine ligase and related ATP-grasp enzymes), with amino-acid sequence MKKTVAVIFGGRSAEHEVSLRSARNIVEAMDKTAFAPLLIGISKCGDWFRFDDNSVFEKFTKIENSTAQGVGTPVCLLSKDGKPQLFSFKDQSFTSVDIAFPILHGTMGEDGTIQGLFKMVQLPFVGCGVWSSASGMDKETMKRLFTEAEIPNAKYVLLTPQKTPSYDEVVAQLGSPFFIKPANAGSSVGVHKIKSKEDFPTKLADAFQFDHKVLAEEFIQGREIECSVMGLNQSPKASLPGEIIPQHEFYSYEAKYLDDNGALLEIPAKLDAGSVEKLQTLAKKTYQVMGCDGLTRVDFFLRKDGSFYVNEINTMPGFTKISMYPKMWEATGIKYSALISELISLGFEKFKEEQSLKTSYLE; translated from the coding sequence ATGAAAAAAACAGTAGCTGTCATTTTTGGTGGAAGATCTGCAGAACATGAAGTTTCATTGCGCTCAGCGCGCAATATCGTCGAAGCAATGGATAAGACGGCATTCGCTCCATTGTTAATCGGTATTAGCAAGTGTGGCGATTGGTTCCGCTTTGACGACAATAGTGTTTTTGAAAAGTTCACTAAAATTGAAAACTCGACAGCGCAAGGCGTGGGTACTCCAGTGTGCCTTCTTTCTAAAGATGGTAAACCTCAGCTTTTCTCTTTTAAGGATCAAAGCTTTACCTCTGTGGATATTGCATTTCCTATATTGCACGGAACTATGGGAGAAGATGGTACGATTCAAGGTCTCTTCAAAATGGTTCAATTACCATTCGTAGGCTGCGGCGTTTGGTCTTCAGCTTCTGGTATGGATAAAGAGACGATGAAGCGCCTTTTTACTGAAGCTGAAATACCTAATGCGAAGTACGTTCTTTTAACACCACAAAAGACTCCTTCTTATGATGAGGTCGTAGCTCAGCTGGGAAGTCCTTTTTTCATTAAGCCTGCCAATGCGGGATCGTCTGTGGGTGTGCATAAGATTAAGTCCAAAGAAGATTTTCCGACTAAACTTGCAGACGCTTTTCAATTTGATCACAAAGTTTTAGCAGAAGAGTTTATCCAAGGACGTGAGATTGAGTGTTCGGTGATGGGTCTTAACCAATCTCCGAAAGCCTCTCTCCCTGGGGAAATCATTCCTCAGCACGAGTTCTATTCTTACGAAGCAAAGTATTTAGACGATAACGGAGCTCTTTTAGAAATTCCGGCGAAACTAGATGCTGGCAGCGTGGAGAAACTTCAAACGCTTGCTAAAAAAACCTATCAGGTGATGGGTTGCGATGGCCTCACTCGCGTCGATTTCTTCTTAAGAAAAGACGGTAGTTTCTACGTCAACGAAATCAACACAATGCCGGGTTTTACAAAAATTTCTATGTACCCAAAAATGTGGGAAGCCACTGGAATTAAATACTCTGCCTTGATTTCAGAGTTGATCTCTTTAGGCTTTGAAAAGTTTAAAGAAGAGCAGTCTCTTAAAACTTCGTATTTAGAGTAA
- a CDS encoding isoprenoid biosynthesis protein with amidotransferase-like domain protein (COG3155 Uncharacterized protein involved in an early stage of isoprenoid biosynthesis) — translation MKKIAVVLSGCGHMDGSEITESVSTLIALNQAGAEVFCFAPEKSFSVVDHTKGEATEQTRDVFTEAARIARGEIQKLSNLHAKDFDAIVFPGGFGAAKNLSNWAEKGSACEVDADVRRVILEFHEASKPIGAMCIAPVLIAKVLGKEKVTVTIGNDPGTIAEIQKTGAVHEECPVDDYITDRETKVVTTPAYMYGDAKPHEVFKGIFGLAHEIVEWA, via the coding sequence ATGAAGAAAATTGCTGTCGTATTATCAGGATGTGGCCACATGGATGGCTCAGAAATTACAGAGTCTGTAAGCACACTGATAGCGCTTAACCAAGCTGGTGCTGAAGTTTTTTGTTTTGCTCCAGAAAAATCTTTCTCTGTTGTTGATCACACTAAAGGCGAAGCGACAGAACAAACTCGTGACGTTTTTACTGAGGCTGCTCGCATCGCTCGCGGAGAAATTCAAAAACTTTCAAACCTTCATGCAAAAGATTTTGACGCTATTGTTTTCCCAGGTGGATTTGGTGCGGCTAAGAATCTTTCTAATTGGGCAGAAAAAGGTTCTGCCTGCGAAGTCGATGCCGATGTTCGCAGAGTCATCTTAGAGTTTCACGAAGCCAGCAAACCCATCGGTGCTATGTGTATCGCACCGGTATTAATTGCAAAAGTTCTTGGTAAAGAAAAAGTAACGGTCACCATCGGCAACGATCCCGGCACAATTGCAGAAATACAAAAGACCGGAGCCGTTCACGAAGAGTGCCCTGTTGATGATTACATTACTGACAGAGAAACAAAAGTCGTCACAACACCCGCATATATGTATGGCGATGCAAAACCTCATGAGGTATTTAAAGGCATCTTCGGCCTTGCGCATGAAATTGTTGAATGGGCTTAA
- a CDS encoding putative acetyltransferase (COG0454 Histone acetyltransferase HPA2 and related acetyltransferases): MEGPRSPSMTELPSVMDFLNKSLRQEAGWSIAAEYPTAFNPNNLHNMCIIANEGHVLSHAVLKPLVIKSPHIIFKVGAIGSVVTDDAHRGQGLSTQVIQDCLKKAEEQSCDIAILWTDIFDFYRRMGFELAGSEISFVIENEFELPNNNLRFSTDSKVSPEAIHRLYSSHSVSSIRSTEETRKFLSIPQTKVYTAWESNGQLAAYAIEGKGIDLGGYIHEWGGNVQSLVSLLGFIRLHKQQPFTIICPRHSQNLIRHLKELPVTINEGYLGMIKMVNFDQLASKIKRAFRAEGIADFVLEKHADHFVFGIGQDLFTLKNETDMVQLLFGPVDYRALDLFKEETIKKFETIFPLNLWVWGWDSI, translated from the coding sequence ATGGAAGGACCTCGTTCACCTTCGATGACGGAGCTTCCGTCAGTCATGGATTTTTTAAACAAATCGTTGCGCCAAGAAGCTGGTTGGTCGATTGCTGCCGAATATCCAACGGCTTTCAATCCTAACAACTTGCACAATATGTGTATTATCGCCAACGAAGGCCACGTTTTATCACATGCGGTTCTAAAACCGCTGGTGATTAAATCCCCGCATATCATCTTCAAAGTTGGGGCTATTGGCTCTGTGGTGACGGACGATGCCCATCGCGGGCAAGGTCTCAGCACACAAGTCATTCAAGACTGTCTTAAAAAAGCGGAAGAACAATCTTGTGATATCGCCATTCTTTGGACAGATATTTTTGATTTCTACCGCCGCATGGGGTTTGAATTAGCCGGAAGTGAGATTAGCTTCGTTATTGAAAATGAGTTCGAGCTTCCAAATAATAATCTCCGCTTTTCAACGGACTCAAAAGTTTCCCCTGAAGCTATCCATCGTCTGTACTCAAGTCACTCCGTGAGCTCTATTCGCAGTACCGAAGAAACCAGAAAATTTCTTTCAATCCCGCAAACTAAAGTTTACACGGCCTGGGAAAGCAATGGCCAGCTAGCTGCCTACGCTATCGAAGGCAAAGGCATTGATCTTGGTGGCTATATTCACGAATGGGGCGGCAATGTTCAGAGCTTGGTTTCCTTACTGGGATTCATCCGCTTGCACAAGCAACAGCCTTTTACAATTATCTGCCCACGTCATTCACAAAACCTGATTCGTCATTTAAAAGAGCTCCCTGTCACCATCAATGAAGGCTATTTGGGAATGATTAAGATGGTGAATTTTGATCAGTTAGCTTCAAAAATCAAACGCGCCTTCCGTGCCGAAGGAATCGCGGACTTTGTTCTCGAAAAGCACGCTGATCACTTTGTCTTCGGAATTGGCCAAGATCTTTTTACTCTTAAAAATGAAACCGATATGGTTCAACTGCTTTTTGGTCCTGTGGACTATCGTGCCTTGGATTTATTCAAAGAAGAGACGATCAAAAAGTTTGAAACCATTTTTCCGCTCAACTTATGGGTTTGGGGCTGGGACTCGATATGA
- a CDS encoding putative ferredoxin (COG1141 Ferredoxin) — protein MAEKGQKWNENVAGKMYVDQSCIACDACILTAPNNFAMHDEDGHAFVVKQPSTPEEEELCQEAMDGCPVEAIGSDGDQ, from the coding sequence ATGGCTGAAAAAGGTCAAAAGTGGAATGAAAACGTGGCTGGTAAAATGTATGTGGACCAGTCTTGTATTGCTTGTGACGCCTGCATTTTGACGGCTCCTAACAACTTTGCGATGCACGATGAAGACGGGCATGCATTCGTTGTTAAGCAACCTTCCACGCCAGAAGAAGAAGAATTGTGTCAAGAAGCGATGGATGGCTGTCCTGTAGAGGCCATCGGTAGTGATGGCGATCAGTAA
- a CDS encoding endo III-related endonuclease (COG0177 Predicted EndoIII-related endonuclease): protein MAISKKKISKKATSKPAEKAAKSRKAAPLLETIALFKRYYPDAHCALNFTNPFELLVATVLSAQCTDDRVNMVTPALFKKYPTPAKMAKADLSDLEALVRSTGFYKNKAKNLKSAAQTLTDEYGGKVPKDMEALVELGGVGRKTANVVLGNAYGIASGVVVDTHVTRLCNRLGWVKSTNAVIIERELNKKVPQEDWVMFSHYLISHGRAICKARKPLCNHCFLEETCPKKGV from the coding sequence ATGGCGATCAGTAAAAAGAAGATTTCCAAGAAGGCGACATCAAAGCCTGCCGAAAAGGCTGCTAAATCTCGAAAAGCAGCCCCTTTGCTAGAAACAATTGCTCTATTTAAAAGATATTATCCAGATGCTCATTGTGCTCTGAATTTTACCAATCCTTTTGAGCTATTGGTAGCGACCGTCTTGTCGGCTCAATGTACCGATGACCGAGTCAACATGGTGACTCCGGCACTTTTCAAAAAATACCCAACTCCTGCAAAAATGGCGAAGGCCGATTTGAGTGACCTTGAGGCATTGGTGCGCTCGACGGGATTTTATAAGAACAAAGCCAAGAACCTAAAGTCAGCCGCGCAAACTTTGACGGATGAATATGGCGGAAAAGTTCCCAAGGACATGGAGGCTTTGGTCGAGTTGGGAGGAGTCGGGCGTAAGACGGCGAATGTGGTGCTAGGCAATGCCTATGGCATCGCCAGCGGCGTGGTTGTGGATACGCACGTCACAAGACTTTGCAATCGCTTGGGGTGGGTGAAGTCCACCAATGCCGTGATCATTGAACGCGAGTTGAACAAAAAAGTGCCCCAAGAAGATTGGGTGATGTTCTCTCACTATCTGATCTCGCATGGTCGAGCTATCTGTAAGGCGAGAAAACCGTTATGTAATCATTGCTTCTTAGAGGAGACTTGCCCTAAGAAGGGTGTCTAG